In one Sulfitobacter sp. LCG007 genomic region, the following are encoded:
- a CDS encoding DUF2163 domain-containing protein, whose amino-acid sequence MSGPNEALKAHIQSGLTTVAHCWAITRKDGAAFGFTDHDSDLTFAGIVFKAETGLTAHAISQSTGLSVDNTEALGALSDAAVREDEIEQGRFDNAEVRAWLVNWADVSERWLQFRGTIGEVKRADGTFRAELRGLTEALNRPLGRVYQKPCAAVLGDGACGFDTTSPGFYYNILAEEIEDGRIFRWRDRLGFREGWFTRGRLEVRAGPATGLWGTVKNDRIENGGRLVELWEPIRGDVLVGTQLRLVAGCDKRAETCRVKFDNLRNFRGFPDIPGEDWLMAVPKSGGLNEGGSRR is encoded by the coding sequence ATGTCGGGTCCGAATGAAGCCCTGAAAGCGCACATTCAAAGCGGCCTGACCACGGTTGCGCATTGTTGGGCGATCACGCGGAAGGACGGCGCCGCATTCGGGTTCACGGATCACGATTCCGATCTGACCTTCGCCGGCATCGTCTTCAAGGCGGAAACCGGCCTCACGGCGCACGCGATCAGCCAGAGCACGGGCCTGTCGGTCGACAATACCGAAGCGCTGGGTGCGCTGTCGGATGCGGCAGTACGTGAAGATGAGATCGAACAGGGGCGCTTCGACAATGCCGAAGTCCGGGCCTGGCTGGTCAATTGGGCCGATGTGTCCGAGCGGTGGCTTCAATTCCGCGGGACGATCGGCGAGGTCAAGCGGGCGGACGGGACGTTCCGGGCGGAACTGCGCGGCTTGACGGAGGCGCTCAACCGGCCGCTTGGGCGGGTCTATCAGAAACCTTGTGCCGCGGTGCTGGGGGATGGCGCCTGCGGCTTCGACACGACTTCGCCTGGCTTCTACTACAACATCCTCGCCGAAGAGATCGAAGATGGCCGGATCTTCAGGTGGCGCGACAGGCTCGGCTTCAGGGAAGGCTGGTTTACACGCGGTCGTCTCGAGGTACGGGCGGGCCCTGCGACGGGACTGTGGGGAACGGTGAAGAACGACCGGATCGAGAACGGCGGGCGGCTCGTCGAGCTTTGGGAACCGATCCGCGGAGACGTTCTTGTCGGCACGCAGTTGCGCCTTGTCGCGGGCTGCGACAAGCGGGCAGAGACCTGCCGTGTCAAATTCGACAACCTTCGGAACTTTCGCGGGTTTCCGGATATTCCGGG
- a CDS encoding TIGR02217 family protein codes for MNFHEVRFPARLSFGSVGGPERRTDVVTISNGFEERNAPWQHSRRRYDAGVGMKSLDDVAELISFFEARYGRLYGFRWKDWSDFRSCLPSQQIKAFDQRIGLGDGIATEFRLSKTYRSGAHEYRRPITKPVEGTLRVAVEQDELQEGIDYTVDFATGVVRFSAAPDPAVQIWAGFEFDVPVRFDTDGIQTSVASFQAGEVPNVPIIEVRV; via the coding sequence ATGAATTTCCACGAGGTCAGGTTTCCGGCGCGGCTGAGCTTCGGCTCGGTGGGTGGGCCCGAGCGGCGCACGGATGTCGTCACGATCAGCAACGGATTCGAGGAACGCAACGCGCCTTGGCAGCATTCACGCCGCCGCTATGACGCCGGCGTCGGGATGAAGTCCCTGGACGATGTGGCGGAACTGATCTCGTTCTTCGAAGCGCGCTACGGCCGCCTCTATGGTTTCCGCTGGAAGGACTGGTCCGATTTCAGATCGTGCCTGCCATCGCAGCAGATCAAAGCTTTCGATCAGCGGATCGGTCTGGGAGACGGCATCGCGACCGAATTCCGGCTGTCCAAGACCTATCGCTCGGGTGCGCATGAATACCGCCGGCCGATTACCAAGCCGGTGGAAGGGACCCTGCGCGTGGCTGTGGAGCAGGACGAGCTTCAGGAAGGGATCGACTACACGGTGGATTTCGCCACAGGGGTGGTGCGGTTCTCGGCGGCGCCCGATCCGGCTGTCCAGATCTGGGCCGGGTTCGAATTCGACGTGCCAGTGCGTTTCGATACAGACGGCATACAGACGAGCGTCGCGAGCTTTCAGGCAGGCGAGGTTCCGAACGTTCCCATCATCGAGGTGCGCGTCTGA
- a CDS encoding phage tail tape measure protein — protein sequence MSDDGEFDDLEARGSALNDTLGETSVLVSGFDSELRRMQTSLEATGKDVATLERGLSRGLRQAFDGVVFDGLRLSDALTVMAESMVSTTYNAAIRPVTDHVGGLLSQGVGGLVQGILPFANGAPFSQGRVMPFASGGVIGSATYFGMRGGTGLMGEAGPEAIMPLARGPDGKLGVRGGGAAGPSIVMNISTPDVQGFRRSQGQIAAQMSRALGRGQRNR from the coding sequence ATGAGTGATGACGGAGAGTTCGACGACCTCGAGGCACGTGGCTCGGCGCTGAATGACACGCTGGGAGAAACCAGCGTGCTGGTGAGCGGCTTCGACAGCGAGCTGCGCCGGATGCAGACCTCGCTGGAAGCAACAGGCAAGGACGTCGCCACGCTGGAGCGGGGGCTCAGCCGCGGGCTGCGGCAGGCCTTCGACGGGGTGGTCTTCGACGGATTGCGCCTTTCGGATGCGTTGACCGTGATGGCGGAGAGCATGGTGAGCACAACCTACAATGCCGCCATCCGTCCCGTGACGGATCATGTGGGCGGCCTCTTGAGCCAGGGGGTCGGCGGACTTGTGCAGGGCATCCTGCCGTTCGCGAATGGCGCGCCCTTCAGTCAGGGAAGGGTGATGCCATTTGCGTCCGGCGGGGTGATCGGATCGGCCACCTACTTCGGCATGCGGGGGGGTACCGGCCTCATGGGCGAGGCGGGTCCGGAAGCGATCATGCCGCTGGCGCGGGGTCCTGATGGCAAGCTCGGCGTGCGCGGCGGCGGGGCTGCGGGACCCAGTATCGTGATGAACATAAGCACCCCGGACGTTCAGGGGTTCCGCCGGAGCCAGGGCCAGATCGCGGCGCAGATGAGCCGCGCGCTCGGGCGCGGACAACGCAACCGCTGA
- a CDS encoding rcc01693 family protein, with product MTGLAWGPLLRLGLRRLRLKPEEFWALTPAELQIMLGDPGAGGPMLSAGLEAMMAAYPDEQEGNDDE from the coding sequence GTGACCGGGCTGGCCTGGGGGCCTTTGCTCAGGCTGGGTCTGCGGCGGCTGCGTCTGAAGCCGGAGGAGTTCTGGGCCCTTACCCCTGCAGAACTTCAGATCATGCTGGGCGATCCGGGCGCCGGTGGACCGATGCTGAGCGCGGGGCTGGAGGCGATGATGGCAGCCTACCCGGACGAGCAGGAAGGAAACGACGATGAGTGA
- a CDS encoding gene transfer agent family protein, translated as MANPWAGEVSLTIDGEARTLKLTLGALAELEAGLGEGSLVELVRRFEANAFSSRDIILLLEAGLRGGRHALPDGGLADAEIAGGPMAAARAAAELLARAFVVPDT; from the coding sequence ATGGCTAATCCCTGGGCGGGTGAGGTGTCGCTCACCATCGATGGCGAGGCGCGGACACTCAAGCTGACGCTGGGCGCGCTGGCCGAACTCGAAGCCGGGCTGGGCGAAGGCTCGCTGGTTGAGCTTGTGCGGCGTTTCGAGGCCAACGCCTTCTCGAGCCGTGACATCATCCTGCTTCTCGAGGCCGGGTTGCGGGGCGGGCGGCATGCGCTTCCCGACGGCGGTTTGGCCGATGCGGAGATCGCGGGCGGGCCGATGGCGGCGGCGAGAGCGGCGGCGGAACTGCTGGCGCGGGCCTTCGTGGTACCCGACACGTGA
- a CDS encoding phage major tail protein, TP901-1 family, which produces MGAQNGKDLLLKVDMAANGQFATLAGLRATRVSFNAETIDVTSLESQGGWRELLAGAGVRSVSISGSGVFRDDATDERARQLFFDGESPDFQVIIPDFGIIQGPFQVTSIEYAGNHSGEATYELSLASAGALSFVSI; this is translated from the coding sequence ATGGGAGCTCAGAACGGTAAGGATCTTCTGCTGAAGGTCGACATGGCTGCGAACGGGCAATTCGCGACGCTTGCGGGGTTGCGCGCCACGCGGGTCAGCTTCAACGCCGAAACCATCGACGTGACCAGCCTTGAAAGCCAGGGCGGGTGGCGCGAGCTGCTGGCGGGCGCGGGGGTGAGATCCGTCTCCATATCGGGCTCGGGTGTGTTTCGTGACGACGCGACGGACGAGCGGGCGCGTCAGCTTTTCTTCGACGGGGAATCGCCGGACTTCCAGGTGATCATTCCGGACTTCGGCATCATCCAGGGGCCGTTCCAGGTCACCTCGATCGAATATGCCGGCAATCACAGCGGCGAGGCTACCTATGAACTGAGCCTGGCCAGCGCCGGCGCACTCAGCTTCGTTTCAATCTGA
- a CDS encoding DUF3168 domain-containing protein: MTYALSGVLQSAVYAVLTSDPTLTGLVGNAIYDAVPSGTLPGTYVLLGPEQVRDASDKSGSGALHRLTIAVVTSQPGFATAKAAAAAISDALHDADMALSRGRLVYLHFDRAQARRILGGAGREVLLTFRARVEDD, encoded by the coding sequence ATGACCTACGCCTTGTCCGGGGTGCTTCAGAGCGCAGTCTATGCGGTTCTGACGAGCGATCCGACGCTGACCGGGCTGGTCGGCAATGCGATCTACGACGCCGTCCCCTCGGGAACGCTGCCGGGAACCTACGTTCTGCTGGGGCCCGAGCAGGTGCGGGATGCTTCCGACAAGAGCGGCAGCGGCGCGCTGCATCGCCTGACGATTGCCGTCGTCACGTCTCAGCCCGGCTTTGCCACCGCAAAGGCCGCAGCCGCGGCGATCTCCGATGCGCTGCACGATGCGGACATGGCGCTGAGCCGGGGACGGCTTGTTTACCTGCACTTCGACCGTGCGCAGGCGCGCCGGATCCTGGGCGGCGCCGGGCGCGAGGTGCTTCTGACCTTCCGCGCCCGCGTCGAAGACGACTGA
- a CDS encoding head-tail adaptor protein yields MTPRLNRKLVLEHPEIHPDGAGGYDSAWVVKGFLWGEITARTGREQAQGGAPVSRMNFRIVVRAAPYGAPDRPQPQQRFREGDRIFLIEAVAEEDADNRYLTCFATEEVAV; encoded by the coding sequence ATGACCCCGCGCCTGAACCGGAAACTGGTGCTGGAACACCCCGAGATCCATCCCGATGGGGCAGGAGGCTACGACAGCGCCTGGGTGGTGAAAGGGTTCCTGTGGGGTGAGATTACCGCCCGGACAGGGCGCGAGCAGGCGCAGGGCGGCGCTCCGGTTTCGCGGATGAACTTCCGTATCGTCGTGCGGGCAGCGCCCTACGGCGCGCCGGATCGTCCGCAGCCTCAGCAGCGGTTCCGCGAGGGCGATCGCATCTTCCTGATCGAGGCCGTCGCCGAGGAAGATGCCGACAACCGATACCTGACCTGTTTCGCCACCGAGGAGGTCGCAGTATGA
- a CDS encoding head-tail connector protein: MILIEETTVPDAALPIEGLKAHLRLGTGFGQDALQDEVLASFLRAAMAGIEARTGKILIQRSFSWTLTFWRDGEAQGLPVAPVLTIQRLALVGRDGTQTDVDAKVYWLERDSQRPRLRATGASLPTIPDGGAALIEFEAGYAGTWDMLPADLRQAVLLLAAHYYEFRHETSLADGSMPFGVASLIERYRALRLGSGSVR; the protein is encoded by the coding sequence ATGATATTGATCGAAGAAACCACCGTCCCGGACGCTGCCCTGCCGATCGAAGGTCTCAAGGCCCATCTCAGGCTGGGAACCGGTTTCGGTCAGGACGCGCTGCAGGACGAAGTCCTGGCCAGCTTCCTGCGCGCGGCGATGGCGGGGATCGAGGCGCGCACCGGGAAGATCCTGATCCAGCGCAGCTTCAGCTGGACACTCACGTTCTGGCGCGACGGCGAGGCACAGGGTCTGCCGGTGGCGCCGGTTCTGACGATCCAGCGGCTTGCGCTGGTGGGTCGCGACGGGACACAGACGGATGTCGACGCGAAAGTCTACTGGCTGGAGCGCGACAGCCAGCGGCCCCGACTGAGGGCTACCGGAGCGAGCCTGCCGACGATACCTGATGGCGGCGCGGCGCTGATCGAATTCGAGGCGGGGTATGCCGGGACCTGGGACATGCTGCCCGCCGACCTGCGCCAGGCTGTGCTGCTTCTCGCGGCGCATTATTACGAGTTCCGGCACGAGACGTCACTTGCGGACGGCAGCATGCCCTTCGGTGTCGCCAGTCTGATCGAGCGCTATCGCGCGCTGCGTCTGGGTTCGGGGTCCGTCAGATGA
- a CDS encoding phage major capsid protein — MSKTEAKAAAGGGLSPAEDVLQAVRGFVHDFKGFQDDIETRVQQTEERLTMLDRKTHTLQRTPLGGAVDAGAPHTKAFNAYLRSGDDDGLRGLEMEAKSLSSAVNSDGGYLVDPQTSETVKSTLNATASIRSIATVVNVEATSYDVLVDFGDTGAGWATEVGPSVETSTPKIDRITIPLHELSALPKASQRLLDDAAFDIEGWLAGRIADKFARAEAAAFVSGDGIDKPRGFLSHATIDNDVWVWGNLGYVPTGVDGELTADSIVDLVYALGAQYRSNACFVMNSKTAGRIRKLKDADGRFLWSDGLAAGEPARLMGYPVLIAEDMPDVSTDSFAIALGDFAAGYTVAERPDLRVLRDPFSAKPHVLFYATKRVGGDVSDFAAIKLLKFGVA; from the coding sequence ATGAGCAAGACCGAAGCGAAAGCTGCGGCGGGGGGCGGTTTGTCTCCAGCCGAGGATGTGCTGCAGGCTGTCAGAGGCTTTGTGCACGATTTCAAGGGTTTTCAGGACGACATTGAAACCAGGGTTCAACAGACAGAAGAGCGACTGACCATGCTGGATCGCAAGACACATACACTCCAACGTACGCCGCTTGGCGGCGCCGTCGATGCGGGCGCGCCGCATACGAAGGCGTTCAACGCCTATCTGCGCAGCGGAGACGACGACGGGCTGCGCGGCCTCGAGATGGAAGCGAAATCGCTTTCGAGCGCGGTCAATTCGGACGGCGGCTACCTCGTGGACCCGCAGACGTCGGAAACCGTGAAATCGACGCTGAACGCGACGGCGTCGATCCGATCGATCGCCACTGTCGTGAACGTGGAAGCCACGAGCTATGACGTTCTCGTCGACTTCGGCGATACCGGAGCGGGCTGGGCGACGGAGGTGGGCCCGTCGGTCGAGACTTCGACACCGAAGATCGACCGGATAACCATCCCCCTGCACGAACTCAGTGCCTTGCCGAAGGCGTCGCAGCGTCTGCTCGATGACGCGGCGTTTGACATAGAGGGATGGCTGGCCGGGCGCATCGCGGACAAGTTCGCCCGTGCCGAAGCCGCAGCCTTCGTGTCCGGCGACGGGATCGACAAGCCGAGGGGCTTCCTGTCCCATGCCACGATCGACAATGATGTCTGGGTCTGGGGCAATCTCGGCTACGTGCCGACCGGCGTCGATGGAGAGCTGACGGCGGATTCAATCGTCGATCTGGTTTATGCACTGGGTGCGCAGTATCGCTCGAACGCCTGCTTCGTGATGAATTCCAAGACCGCTGGGCGTATTCGCAAGCTCAAGGACGCCGATGGCCGGTTCCTCTGGAGCGACGGGCTGGCGGCTGGCGAGCCGGCGCGGCTCATGGGCTACCCGGTCCTGATCGCCGAGGACATGCCGGACGTTTCGACCGACAGCTTCGCGATCGCCTTGGGCGACTTCGCGGCGGGCTACACCGTGGCGGAGCGACCCGATCTGCGGGTCCTGCGCGATCCCTTCAGTGCCAAGCCGCACGTTCTCTTCTACGCCACGAAACGAGTCGGCGGCGATGTGAGCGACTTTGCCGCCATCAAGCTGCTGAAATTCGGCGTCGCGTAA
- a CDS encoding HK97 family phage prohead protease has product MSEVGSLEHKFARFGEALKVRDGVTISGYASLFGAQDQGRDIVQSGAYAASLRELAESGRRVKMLWQHDPAQPIGVWDEIREDGKGLWVKGRLLETVEKGREAAALLEAGAIDGLSIGYRTRRSAKNDRGQRLLTEVELWEVSLVTFPMLPTARVAGKSGEDILERTLRDMAAVFEGARADLARR; this is encoded by the coding sequence ATGAGCGAGGTCGGATCGCTGGAACACAAGTTCGCCAGGTTCGGCGAGGCGTTGAAGGTGCGCGACGGCGTGACGATTTCCGGATATGCCAGCCTTTTCGGCGCGCAGGATCAGGGCAGGGACATCGTGCAGTCCGGCGCTTACGCGGCCTCGTTGAGAGAGCTGGCCGAGAGCGGCAGGCGGGTCAAGATGCTCTGGCAGCACGATCCGGCCCAGCCGATCGGCGTCTGGGATGAGATCCGCGAGGACGGCAAGGGGCTTTGGGTGAAGGGCCGCTTGCTGGAGACCGTCGAGAAGGGCCGCGAGGCAGCGGCCTTGCTGGAGGCCGGCGCGATAGACGGCTTGTCGATCGGATATCGGACCAGGCGGTCCGCGAAAAATGACAGAGGCCAGCGGCTTCTGACCGAAGTGGAGTTGTGGGAGGTGTCGCTCGTGACGTTTCCGATGCTTCCGACCGCGCGGGTTGCGGGCAAGTCGGGGGAAGACATCCTCGAACGCACGCTGCGCGACATGGCCGCCGTCTTCGAGGGCGCGCGCGCCGATCTTGCGCGACGCTGA
- a CDS encoding phage portal protein, which translates to MVLDFLKRGAKAEAPEQKASAAGPVVAYQSSGRVAWSPRDTVSLTRSGFSGNPVGFRSVKLISEAAAALPLILQDRVQRYDQHPVLDLVTRPNPMQGRAELLEALYAQLLLSGNGYVEAVSDGADFPVELHVLRSDRMSVVPGADGWPVAYEYAVGGRKHRFDATGPVAPVCHIKTFHPQDDHYGFTPLQAAAMALDVHNSASRWSKALLDNAARPSGAIVYRGAEGQGTMSTDQYERLVSEMESHHQGARNAGRPMLLEGGLDWKPMGFSPSDMEFQKTKEAAAREIALAFGVPPMLLGIQGDATYANYQEAHRAFYRLTVLPLATRVTASLAHWMSGYTGETVDLRPDLDQVSALSAERDAQWARVAQADFLTQEEKRRLLGLPVAGDAQ; encoded by the coding sequence ATGGTGCTGGATTTCCTGAAGCGCGGAGCAAAGGCCGAAGCGCCCGAGCAGAAAGCCAGCGCGGCAGGTCCGGTCGTGGCTTATCAGAGCAGCGGCCGCGTCGCATGGAGCCCTCGGGACACGGTTTCGCTGACCCGGTCCGGGTTCTCGGGCAACCCTGTCGGGTTCCGGTCCGTGAAGCTGATTTCGGAAGCTGCCGCGGCACTGCCGCTGATCCTTCAGGATCGCGTGCAGCGTTACGACCAGCACCCGGTCCTTGATCTCGTGACAAGGCCCAATCCGATGCAGGGCCGGGCTGAACTGCTGGAAGCGCTTTATGCCCAGCTGCTGCTGTCAGGCAATGGCTATGTGGAGGCTGTCAGCGACGGCGCGGACTTCCCGGTGGAACTGCATGTCCTGCGATCGGACCGGATGTCGGTTGTTCCCGGCGCGGATGGCTGGCCGGTGGCTTATGAGTATGCGGTCGGCGGACGCAAGCATCGCTTCGACGCGACGGGGCCTGTGGCGCCGGTCTGCCATATCAAGACGTTCCATCCTCAGGACGATCACTACGGCTTCACGCCGCTTCAGGCCGCTGCGATGGCGCTTGACGTGCATAACTCGGCGAGCCGCTGGTCCAAGGCGCTGCTGGACAATGCGGCGCGTCCGAGCGGTGCCATCGTCTACCGTGGGGCCGAAGGGCAGGGCACCATGAGCACGGATCAGTACGAGCGCCTCGTGAGCGAGATGGAAAGCCATCATCAGGGCGCGCGCAACGCAGGGCGACCCATGCTGCTGGAAGGCGGCCTCGATTGGAAGCCGATGGGTTTCTCGCCTTCGGACATGGAATTCCAGAAGACCAAGGAAGCCGCGGCACGCGAGATCGCACTGGCGTTTGGCGTCCCGCCGATGCTGCTTGGGATACAGGGCGACGCCACCTACGCGAATTACCAGGAAGCGCACCGGGCATTCTATCGCCTGACAGTTCTGCCCCTGGCCACGCGCGTCACCGCATCGCTTGCGCATTGGATGTCCGGCTATACGGGCGAGACGGTCGATCTCAGGCCCGACCTCGACCAGGTGTCGGCGCTTTCGGCGGAACGCGACGCGCAATGGGCGCGGGTGGCGCAGGCAGATTTCCTGACGCAGGAGGAGAAACGGCGCCTGCTCGGACTGCCGGTCGCGGGTGACGCCCAATGA
- a CDS encoding DNA-packaging protein, with translation MDEGELHALPCLFEFWAMPHQLPPEGDWRTWVIMGGRGAGKTRAGAEWVRAQVEGASPLDPGRARRVALVGETIDQVREVMIFGDSGILACSPPDRVPEWEAGRKRLVWPNGAIATVHSAFDPEGLRGPQFDAAWVDELAKWKKAQETWDMLQFALRLGERPRVCVTTTPRNVAVLKTLLEAPSSVLTQAPTEANAANLAASFLEEVRARYAGTRLGRQELDGVLLADAEGALWTTSVLEGLAVTEIPALDRVVVALDPAATGSGRSDECGIVVAGCRMQGPVQDWRAYVLADCTVGAASPAEWARAAIRAMERYGADKLVAEVNQGGQMVGEVLRQVDPLVPFKAVHASRGKVARAEPVAALYEQGRVRHVRGLDKLEDQMCRMTVQGYEGQGSPDRVDALVWALHELMIEPAAKWRAPRVRSL, from the coding sequence ATGGATGAGGGAGAGCTTCACGCTCTCCCCTGCCTGTTCGAATTCTGGGCGATGCCGCACCAGCTGCCGCCGGAAGGGGACTGGCGGACATGGGTGATCATGGGCGGCAGGGGAGCCGGCAAGACCCGCGCCGGCGCCGAGTGGGTTCGGGCGCAGGTGGAGGGAGCCAGTCCGCTCGACCCGGGTCGGGCGCGGCGCGTGGCCCTGGTGGGCGAGACAATCGACCAGGTGCGCGAAGTCATGATCTTCGGGGACAGCGGGATTCTCGCATGTTCGCCGCCGGATCGGGTTCCCGAGTGGGAGGCGGGGCGCAAGCGCCTCGTCTGGCCCAACGGGGCCATCGCGACGGTTCATTCGGCCTTCGATCCGGAAGGACTGCGGGGCCCGCAATTCGACGCCGCATGGGTCGATGAACTGGCGAAATGGAAGAAGGCGCAGGAGACCTGGGACATGCTGCAGTTCGCGCTGAGGCTTGGCGAGAGGCCGCGGGTCTGCGTCACGACAACACCACGGAACGTTGCCGTGCTGAAAACTCTGCTCGAGGCGCCCTCGAGCGTGCTGACGCAGGCACCGACCGAGGCAAACGCGGCCAATCTGGCTGCGTCCTTCCTCGAGGAGGTCAGGGCGCGCTATGCCGGTACGAGGCTTGGCAGGCAAGAGCTTGACGGCGTGCTTCTGGCGGATGCCGAAGGGGCGCTCTGGACGACGTCGGTGCTGGAGGGGCTCGCAGTGACCGAGATCCCGGCGCTTGACCGCGTCGTCGTGGCGCTCGACCCGGCGGCGACGGGGTCGGGACGATCCGACGAGTGCGGGATCGTCGTGGCTGGTTGCCGCATGCAGGGGCCGGTTCAGGACTGGCGGGCCTATGTGCTTGCCGATTGCACGGTGGGCGCGGCCTCACCCGCCGAATGGGCGCGCGCCGCGATCCGGGCAATGGAGCGATACGGCGCCGACAAGCTGGTTGCGGAGGTGAATCAGGGCGGACAGATGGTCGGCGAGGTTCTGCGACAGGTCGATCCGCTGGTGCCGTTCAAGGCGGTTCATGCAAGCCGTGGCAAGGTCGCGCGGGCCGAGCCGGTTGCCGCTCTTTATGAGCAGGGCAGGGTACGGCATGTGCGCGGGCTCGATAAGCTCGAGGACCAGATGTGCCGGATGACGGTGCAGGGCTACGAGGGCCAGGGTTCTCCTGACCGTGTCGACGCTCTCGTGTGGGCGCTGCACGAACTGATGATCGAGCCTGCGGCCAAGTGGCGGGCACCCCGCGTACGGTCACTTTAA
- the mltG gene encoding endolytic transglycosylase MltG, with the protein MWRNVASNAVSFLIVGLFLFGGLILWGQSQYAGRGPLDEAMCVQVERGTNFRRLSANLAEQGAITNAAILRMGADYADKADQLKAGSYLVEPGASMREIVDVVTRGGASTCGTEVVYRVGINRMSVEVRELDPATNRFEERADFVLAEEEAPPVYAEKRAMEDTRYRISLAEGVTSWQVVESLKAIDVLEGEIEGIPAEGSLAPDSYEVRPGDDRSELIAKMKSGQEILVAEAWQNRAEGLPVETPEELVVLASIIEKETGIPEERGQVASVFVNRLREGMRLQTDPTVIYGVTEGKGVLGRGLRQSELRKATPWNTYVILGLPPTPIANPGRESLQAAAHPLESDFLFFVADGSGGHAFARTLEEHNANVAKWRKIEADQTSQPSGN; encoded by the coding sequence ATGTGGCGCAACGTCGCCTCCAATGCCGTCAGCTTCCTGATTGTCGGGCTGTTCCTTTTCGGTGGCCTCATTCTCTGGGGGCAATCGCAATATGCGGGCCGCGGTCCGCTTGACGAGGCGATGTGCGTCCAGGTCGAGAGGGGCACGAATTTCCGGCGCCTCAGCGCGAACCTTGCCGAGCAGGGCGCGATCACCAACGCGGCGATCCTGCGGATGGGAGCGGATTACGCCGACAAGGCCGATCAGCTGAAGGCGGGCAGCTACCTGGTCGAGCCGGGTGCGTCGATGCGCGAGATCGTCGACGTCGTGACACGTGGGGGCGCCAGCACCTGCGGGACCGAGGTCGTCTACCGGGTGGGCATCAACCGGATGAGCGTCGAGGTTCGCGAACTCGATCCGGCGACCAACCGCTTCGAGGAACGCGCGGATTTCGTTCTCGCGGAGGAGGAAGCGCCACCGGTCTATGCCGAGAAGCGGGCGATGGAGGACACGCGCTACCGCATCTCGCTCGCCGAGGGGGTGACGAGCTGGCAGGTAGTGGAGAGCCTCAAGGCGATCGACGTGCTGGAGGGAGAGATAGAAGGTATTCCGGCGGAAGGCTCACTTGCGCCGGACAGCTACGAGGTGCGACCGGGCGACGATCGCTCGGAGTTGATAGCGAAGATGAAGTCGGGTCAGGAGATACTGGTCGCGGAGGCCTGGCAGAACCGGGCCGAGGGCCTTCCGGTCGAGACGCCCGAGGAACTGGTGGTGCTGGCCTCTATCATCGAGAAGGAGACCGGGATTCCGGAAGAGCGGGGGCAGGTTGCGTCGGTATTCGTCAACCGTCTGCGCGAAGGCATGCGGCTTCAGACCGACCCGACAGTCATCTATGGCGTGACCGAGGGCAAGGGTGTGCTTGGCCGGGGTCTGCGACAGAGCGAGCTTCGAAAGGCGACGCCTTGGAACACTTACGTGATCCTCGGCCTGCCACCCACGCCGATCGCCAACCCGGGGCGCGAGAGTCTTCAGGCGGCGGCACATCCGCTCGAGAGCGATTTCCTTTTCTTCGTGGCCGATGGGTCGGGCGGACATGCCTTCGCCCGCACGCTGGAAGAGCATAATGCGAATGTCGCGAAGTGGCGGAAAATCGAGGCGGATCAGACCTCTCAGCCTTCGGGGAACTGA